In one window of Legionella fallonii LLAP-10 DNA:
- a CDS encoding NAD(P)-dependent alcohol dehydrogenase, which yields MIKAKGYAAQSAQSSLEPFSFERRSLGPQDVHIDILYCGICHSDLHTARNEWGNSVYPVVPGHEIVGKVVEVGDQVKKFKKGDTVGVGCLVDSCRTCSSCQEGLEQFCETGFTLTYNSQEKETGGMTYGGYSDKIIVNQDFILRVPESLDLKAVAPLLCAGITTYSPLRHWQVKKGDKVGVVGLGGLGHMAVKIAHALGAQVTMITTSPDKEKDARRLGASEILLSTNPDMMARFANHFDLIINTIPRTHDINPYLNLLKRDATMVIVGAVEVLQTGLDTRFLIFKRKSVAGSLIGGIKETQEMLDFCAEHNVLPDVEMISMQNINEAYERLLKNDVKYRFVIDMASLKG from the coding sequence ATGATAAAAGCTAAAGGTTATGCTGCACAATCAGCCCAAAGTTCACTCGAACCATTTTCTTTCGAACGCCGAAGCCTAGGTCCTCAAGACGTACATATTGACATTCTTTACTGTGGCATCTGTCATTCTGATTTACATACAGCACGTAATGAGTGGGGTAATAGCGTTTATCCTGTTGTTCCTGGACACGAAATTGTTGGTAAAGTAGTAGAAGTTGGCGACCAAGTAAAAAAATTTAAAAAAGGGGATACAGTAGGAGTAGGCTGCCTAGTAGACTCCTGTCGTACCTGTTCTAGCTGCCAAGAAGGATTAGAGCAATTTTGCGAAACAGGGTTCACCTTAACTTATAATAGTCAGGAAAAGGAGACTGGCGGCATGACCTACGGTGGTTATTCTGATAAGATCATTGTGAATCAAGATTTTATTTTGCGAGTGCCTGAATCACTAGACCTCAAAGCCGTTGCCCCATTGCTCTGTGCAGGAATTACTACCTATTCTCCTCTGCGCCATTGGCAAGTGAAAAAAGGAGATAAAGTAGGCGTGGTTGGCCTGGGAGGACTAGGACATATGGCAGTTAAAATTGCCCACGCTCTTGGTGCCCAAGTCACAATGATCACTACCTCTCCGGATAAAGAAAAAGATGCCAGACGATTAGGCGCATCGGAAATACTCTTATCGACCAACCCAGATATGATGGCCCGATTTGCCAATCACTTTGATTTGATTATTAATACTATCCCCAGAACACATGATATTAATCCTTACCTGAATCTACTAAAACGCGATGCCACTATGGTTATCGTTGGCGCAGTTGAAGTACTACAAACAGGTTTGGATACACGCTTTTTAATTTTCAAACGCAAAAGTGTTGCTGGTTCACTAATCGGCGGTATCAAAGAAACACAAGAAATGTTGGATTTTTGCGCAGAGCATAATGTGTTACCCGATGTAGAGATGATCTCTATGCAAAATATTAATGAAGCTTATGAACGTTTGTTAAAAAACGATGTGAAATATCGTTTCGTTATTGATATGGCTTCATTGAAGGGTTAA
- the sixA gene encoding phosphohistidine phosphatase SixA, whose protein sequence is MKVYLVQHGPCVEKTVAPEQPLSNEGMQQIENLRQFISFLNLEVHHLWHSGKLRAKQTAEILSSSLMFGGMIEAHEGLAPMDAVEPIEKILEQLNQNIMLVGHMPFMGNLVTKLLTNTKKNLVSFVPGTIVCLEQNEQHEWHIQWMLTPDIAKKVLLHNISH, encoded by the coding sequence ATGAAAGTATATTTAGTACAACATGGACCCTGTGTAGAAAAAACAGTCGCTCCGGAGCAACCTCTTAGCAATGAAGGGATGCAACAAATTGAGAATCTTCGCCAATTCATTTCTTTTCTCAACTTAGAAGTTCACCACCTATGGCATAGTGGTAAATTGCGAGCAAAACAAACTGCAGAAATATTATCCTCTAGTCTTATGTTTGGGGGTATGATTGAAGCTCATGAAGGTCTTGCCCCCATGGATGCAGTTGAGCCTATTGAGAAAATCTTAGAGCAATTAAATCAAAATATCATGTTAGTAGGACATATGCCGTTCATGGGGAACCTGGTCACTAAACTGTTAACCAATACCAAGAAAAATTTAGTTTCCTTTGTTCCTGGCACCATAGTTTGTCTCGAGCAAAATGAGCAACATGAATGGCATATTCAATGGATGCTCACTCCAGATATAGCGAAAAAGGTCTTGTTGCACAACATATCCCATTAG
- a CDS encoding glycosyltransferase family 88 protein, giving the protein MPVLREMYQYNPHHHVKIWLSNKPAVFMNTENKMRLIEMRELNPKDVIHLVYDSSLLNTKALDELAAFCKEHAITPVDANSFEHEIISEKEKKLFKFYKDEINNLNDGGNLAVASDILRWLYPVYSKGGYTDFDVPVDTSALPETVNVHTPLLLNIGSLRTRNKDVILSNNDYIAVVDPEAAKEEIEKVQEGVISVLQQYDNDFIEKTIEEFGRDSFINQYLIQFMKNRSESIYIARSKSEFPAMGSRQLRSHINQIMTNPEKFLEFAKKGSDETDKEVILRLRKELNEQLGFFKWLFFRSEYNEIKNALQQSDDDLIAYLMKKERTLYLKSIVVCTTGPIAIAKFLFDGYVFNSDNFDEEIAPYSFNSYGLKSAFQSKNTISMNESIWGMMNFLGSEEGALNDSSWLETGAQLQKSRAELLDERRNQLRESLPQEFKNFKKNIEEQIQQLEENSKGFWGLFFADRKREKIKALQAVLTCYNGDSFDTNKFREVLNDIQPNIDMVYAGWFSHKTQDLIEGLKALSHQSIVFMLTQERQIDLKPQASTAKAEVVSQENKVKQEKEPYHGGGLNFFPQATNSGNPEEVLRPQVGLAV; this is encoded by the coding sequence ATGCCAGTGTTAAGAGAAATGTATCAATATAATCCTCATCATCACGTTAAAATATGGTTGAGCAACAAGCCTGCTGTTTTTATGAACACAGAAAACAAGATGCGCTTGATCGAGATGCGCGAGCTCAATCCTAAGGATGTTATTCATCTTGTTTATGATTCTTCACTGCTGAATACAAAAGCTCTTGATGAACTTGCTGCTTTTTGTAAAGAGCATGCAATTACTCCTGTTGATGCTAATTCATTTGAACATGAGATTATTTCCGAAAAAGAAAAGAAATTATTTAAATTTTATAAAGATGAAATAAATAACTTAAATGATGGCGGTAATTTAGCCGTAGCCAGTGATATTCTACGTTGGCTCTATCCAGTATATAGCAAAGGAGGGTATACAGATTTTGATGTTCCAGTAGATACCTCTGCTCTTCCAGAAACTGTTAACGTTCATACTCCATTATTATTGAATATCGGTAGTTTACGGACACGTAATAAAGACGTCATTCTTTCCAATAATGACTACATTGCAGTGGTTGATCCTGAAGCAGCAAAAGAAGAGATTGAAAAGGTGCAAGAGGGAGTAATCAGTGTATTACAACAATATGATAATGATTTTATTGAAAAAACTATAGAGGAATTTGGTCGAGACAGCTTCATCAACCAATACCTTATTCAGTTTATGAAAAATCGTTCAGAATCTATATATATAGCGCGTTCTAAATCTGAATTTCCAGCAATGGGCTCACGTCAATTAAGAAGTCATATTAATCAAATAATGACTAATCCAGAAAAATTTTTAGAGTTTGCGAAAAAGGGCTCTGATGAAACCGATAAAGAAGTGATTTTAAGATTGCGCAAAGAACTGAATGAGCAGCTTGGCTTCTTCAAATGGTTATTCTTTAGAAGTGAATACAATGAAATTAAAAATGCACTTCAACAATCTGATGATGATTTGATTGCTTATTTAATGAAAAAAGAGCGAACTCTTTATTTGAAATCTATCGTTGTTTGTACAACAGGGCCTATAGCTATAGCTAAATTTCTATTTGATGGCTATGTTTTTAACTCTGATAATTTTGATGAAGAGATTGCACCTTATTCTTTTAATAGTTATGGCCTCAAAAGTGCTTTTCAATCGAAAAACACTATTTCCATGAATGAAAGTATCTGGGGAATGATGAATTTCCTTGGATCCGAAGAAGGGGCATTAAATGATTCTTCCTGGTTAGAAACAGGCGCTCAATTGCAGAAGTCTCGTGCGGAGCTTTTAGATGAGCGTAGGAACCAGTTACGTGAGAGCCTTCCTCAGGAGTTTAAAAATTTCAAAAAGAATATAGAAGAGCAGATACAACAACTTGAAGAGAACTCTAAAGGATTTTGGGGCTTGTTTTTTGCAGATAGAAAAAGAGAAAAAATAAAAGCGCTCCAAGCTGTATTAACTTGTTATAACGGGGATTCGTTTGATACTAACAAGTTCAGAGAAGTTTTAAATGATATTCAACCCAATATTGATATGGTTTATGCCGGATGGTTTTCACATAAAACGCAGGATTTGATAGAAGGGCTTAAGGCACTATCTCATCAATCTATCGTGTTCATGTTAACCCAAGAGAGACAAATTGATTTAAAACCTCAAGCTTCGACTGCTAAAGCAGAAGTAGTATCTCAAGAAAATAAAGTGAAACAAGAGAAAGAGCCTTATCATGGGGGAGGTCTTAATTTCTTCCCACAAGCAACTAACTCTGGTAATCCTGAGGAAGTGTTAAGGCCTCAAGTTGGGTTAGCGGTTTAA